From a region of the Oculatellaceae cyanobacterium genome:
- a CDS encoding DUF2839 domain-containing protein, with translation MGEAKRRKEALAEKYGQEAKIFPWLPITKSQGEQFVNWSTQGAWIGIGFLIVYWLVIRFVGPAFGWWQIE, from the coding sequence ATGGGTGAAGCAAAGCGTCGTAAAGAAGCATTAGCAGAAAAATACGGTCAAGAAGCAAAAATCTTTCCGTGGCTGCCAATTACTAAAAGTCAAGGAGAACAGTTTGTTAACTGGAGTACCCAAGGTGCTTGGATTGGGATTGGCTTCCTCATCGTCTACTGGCTAGTCATCAGATTTGTTGGGCCAGCATTCGGCTGGTGGCAAATCGAATAA
- a CDS encoding Crp/Fnr family transcriptional regulator translates to MQTKAFSELFPLFNNADKETLDGLLSIAVEHEYPSNRAVLMEDAWGNAVYFVVSGWVKVRRLHGENAATLAILGKGDFFGEMAILDESPRSTDVIALSRVDLLSVSAQKFIQTLFKDPQLHHRLLQLIVRRLRQTNVRFQRRNQPPAVKLANTLVSLAENYGETTPPGTEIFNIPVNDLADVTDISVQDTTKIMDKLESKGWIKIDRESQTLCLVNLKQLAQLAGHG, encoded by the coding sequence ATGCAGACTAAAGCTTTTAGTGAGCTTTTCCCCCTGTTTAACAATGCTGACAAAGAGACGCTTGATGGGCTATTGTCAATTGCTGTTGAACACGAATACCCATCCAACAGGGCTGTCTTAATGGAAGACGCTTGGGGCAACGCAGTTTACTTTGTAGTATCCGGCTGGGTTAAAGTGCGACGCTTGCATGGGGAAAATGCCGCCACACTCGCAATTTTAGGTAAGGGTGATTTCTTTGGGGAAATGGCAATTCTTGACGAATCTCCCCGTTCCACTGATGTAATTGCCCTGTCACGAGTAGATCTACTCAGTGTCTCCGCCCAGAAATTCATTCAAACTTTGTTCAAAGATCCCCAACTGCACCACCGTCTACTGCAACTTATAGTTAGGCGTTTGCGCCAAACTAATGTGCGCTTTCAACGGCGTAATCAGCCGCCTGCTGTCAAGTTAGCCAATACGCTAGTTTCTCTGGCAGAAAACTACGGCGAAACTACCCCGCCAGGAACGGAAATTTTTAACATCCCTGTCAACGATTTGGCAGATGTAACAGATATTAGTGTTCAAGACACAACAAAAATTATGGATAAGTTAGAAAGTAAAGGTTGGATCAAAATTGATCGAGAAAGCCAAACACTCTGCTTAGTTAATCTTAAGCAGTTGGCGCAGCTTGCTGGACACGGTTAG
- a CDS encoding alpha/beta hydrolase, with the protein MQPYSASLDVGWQHQFIETNNIRLHCVTQGQGDLVLLLHGFPEFWYSWRHQIPALARHFKVVVPDLRGYNYSDKPKTGYDLDTLSADIQGLIESLGYVKAHIAGHDWGGAIAWNLAQKFPNVINHLAVLNAPHPQRFLHELSNNLDQLRRSWYVLAFQIPGLPEWVIQQNIKNFVKDVFRGLAVRKGAFSAEDNQIYQEALEKPGVIGAAVSYYRQLLTPQNWLHNWNHQPAPVTVPTLVLWSEEDSLLSQKLTQGMENLISAPFQLKFVPHCGHWMQQEVPQTVNRELLNFFRSAN; encoded by the coding sequence ATGCAACCGTATAGCGCATCCCTGGATGTAGGCTGGCAACATCAGTTTATTGAAACAAATAATATTCGCTTACACTGTGTTACCCAAGGGCAAGGAGATTTAGTTTTACTCCTGCATGGCTTTCCAGAGTTTTGGTATTCATGGCGACATCAAATTCCAGCTTTAGCTCGTCATTTTAAAGTTGTAGTCCCAGATTTACGTGGATATAACTATTCCGATAAACCCAAAACTGGCTATGACTTAGATACCTTGAGTGCAGATATCCAAGGTTTGATTGAAAGTTTGGGATATGTTAAAGCGCATATAGCTGGTCATGATTGGGGCGGTGCGATCGCTTGGAATTTAGCACAAAAGTTTCCTAATGTGATTAATCATTTGGCTGTGTTAAATGCACCCCACCCACAGCGATTTTTGCATGAGTTAAGTAATAATTTAGACCAACTGCGTCGTAGCTGGTATGTTTTAGCATTTCAAATTCCTGGTCTACCAGAATGGGTAATTCAGCAAAATATCAAAAATTTTGTTAAAGATGTATTTCGAGGCCTAGCTGTTCGCAAAGGAGCTTTTAGTGCTGAAGATAATCAAATATATCAGGAAGCTCTAGAGAAACCAGGTGTTATTGGTGCTGCGGTGAGCTACTATCGCCAACTGCTTACTCCTCAAAATTGGCTGCACAATTGGAATCACCAACCAGCACCTGTAACAGTTCCAACATTAGTTTTGTGGAGCGAAGAAGATTCCCTGTTAAGCCAAAAACTTACTCAGGGCATGGAAAATTTGATCTCAGCACCTTTCCAGCTAAAATTTGTACCGCATTGTGGTCACTGGATGCAGCAGGAAGTTCCTCAAACTGTCAATCGAGAACTATTAAACTTTTTTCGCTCTGCTAATTAG
- a CDS encoding SGNH/GDSL hydrolase family protein translates to MSKISAVTKSVITVLITGLGVLNLSRIQISAAGDEVMAASSLINSKNDSIITALNASSNLKINRPVQLKPTPILTDNLISEPWWQKRVKSQVGSSQNKQYKVCLFGDSISSALGDTLGDENFNFAIGGMSTVSLLAQMKLLNSVSVKCQTGIIAIGTNDADYQITNEAFVKNLKDTIILAKSMGANQIYVIPAFYSTVEASRNPKLAGSIERVEEINALIRQVAAREKATLFETDIQPLYQGQALRKNFTTDGVHLNPEGIKIYRQALLNIINLPNKEQKCEDKLKPSSAEQLMP, encoded by the coding sequence ATGAGCAAAATTTCAGCCGTAACTAAGTCTGTAATAACGGTTTTAATTACGGGATTGGGTGTGCTTAACCTGAGTAGAATTCAAATTTCTGCGGCTGGGGATGAGGTGATGGCAGCATCATCACTGATCAACTCCAAAAATGATTCTATAATAACAGCATTAAATGCTAGTTCAAATTTAAAAATTAATCGACCAGTACAACTTAAGCCTACTCCTATACTGACAGACAATTTAATTTCTGAACCTTGGTGGCAAAAACGAGTTAAATCTCAGGTCGGTTCCAGCCAAAATAAACAATATAAAGTATGTTTATTCGGAGATTCAATTTCTTCAGCTTTGGGTGATACTTTAGGCGATGAAAACTTTAATTTTGCTATTGGTGGCATGAGTACAGTTTCTCTCTTAGCGCAGATGAAACTTTTAAACTCTGTGAGTGTTAAATGCCAGACAGGAATTATTGCTATTGGTACTAACGATGCTGATTATCAAATTACCAATGAAGCTTTTGTCAAAAACTTGAAAGATACCATTATCTTAGCTAAAAGTATGGGTGCTAATCAGATATATGTAATACCTGCTTTTTACTCTACAGTTGAAGCAAGCCGTAACCCTAAACTTGCTGGCTCTATCGAGAGAGTAGAAGAAATAAATGCTTTAATTCGTCAAGTTGCAGCTAGGGAGAAAGCAACACTTTTTGAAACTGATATTCAACCTTTATACCAAGGTCAAGCTTTAAGAAAGAATTTTACAACTGATGGTGTTCATCTTAACCCAGAAGGAATCAAAATTTATCGGCAAGCACTATTAAATATTATTAATTTGCCTAATAAAGAGCAAAAATGTGAAGATAAATTGAAGCCTTCATCTGCGGAACAATTGATGCCATAA
- a CDS encoding TIGR04282 family arsenosugar biosynthesis glycosyltransferase has translation MRYTKGEAARESLIIFTRYPEPGKTKTRLIPALGAEGAANIGRKMTEHTLNYVKELQSLRLIAIAVYFAGGNTQLMQQWLGSDLRYQCQGEGDLGSRMALAFANAFEEGSSSVVIIGTDCPSLTPKLIQVAFQGLSQDDLVLGPAQDGGYYLIGLRRLIPELFTGINWGTSEVLQQTVTIAQQLDLAIAYLPTLADVDRPEDLSVWNQINLSLTE, from the coding sequence ATGAGATATACAAAAGGGGAAGCAGCTAGGGAAAGCTTAATTATTTTTACCCGTTATCCAGAACCAGGCAAGACAAAAACTCGGTTAATTCCAGCTTTAGGCGCTGAAGGCGCGGCTAACATTGGGCGCAAGATGACTGAACATACGCTTAATTATGTGAAGGAACTGCAAAGTTTGCGCTTAATTGCTATAGCAGTTTATTTTGCTGGTGGCAATACCCAGTTAATGCAACAATGGCTAGGATCTGATTTGAGATACCAGTGTCAAGGAGAAGGCGATTTGGGTTCGCGCATGGCGTTAGCTTTTGCCAACGCTTTTGAGGAAGGAAGCTCTAGTGTAGTAATTATAGGCACTGACTGTCCTAGCTTAACGCCTAAACTGATACAGGTTGCTTTTCAAGGGCTTTCCCAAGACGATCTAGTGCTTGGCCCTGCACAAGATGGGGGATATTATTTAATTGGGTTACGTCGCTTAATTCCAGAACTGTTTACAGGTATTAACTGGGGGACATCTGAGGTTTTGCAACAAACTGTAACAATTGCCCAACAGTTAGATTTAGCGATCGCTTATCTTCCTACTCTCGCTGATGTTGATCGACCAGAAGATTTATCAGTTTGGAATCAAATTAACCTTTCTTTGACTGAGTGA
- a CDS encoding HetZ-related protein 2, whose product MQTLNKGFEERNLMASWAAELTQKWRERIAIECPEHNQVTRESIIRWLLGEDQERFDQLTPPQLSIAEQAMDYRYRILRQRYLGIGQERAYRNLMQRLGSLAVLRNKIKTWVALSRDRQRAVVDVLQEVIQELLHSDRYIQQQISWISQCTKDARLRNALILTSVEEYCLRPIRNQPLLVYRFVNYLRRSQRGGITHVPEGDLVRLVSDEVSPDENDAPLSLLDSQAVAQYQENLAWEEQQTLRTAVKDEFSAYLVENVGNEAGEWLRLYLQGQTQEAIASSLNLPIKQVYRLREKISYHAIRVFALKSQPELVASWLQISLQEHNLGLTSNQWQQFLASLTPEQHQLIEELQAGKTLEAIALELKLKTNQVIGEWSKVYLAAQALRSDV is encoded by the coding sequence ATGCAAACTTTAAACAAGGGCTTTGAGGAGCGCAATCTCATGGCAAGTTGGGCGGCTGAACTGACCCAGAAGTGGCGAGAAAGAATAGCAATAGAGTGTCCTGAACACAACCAAGTAACTAGAGAGAGTATCATTCGCTGGTTACTTGGAGAAGATCAGGAGCGTTTTGATCAGCTTACGCCTCCGCAGTTAAGTATTGCGGAGCAAGCTATGGACTATCGTTACCGAATTTTGCGGCAGCGTTATTTGGGAATAGGGCAAGAGCGGGCTTATCGAAATCTGATGCAGCGTTTGGGAAGTTTGGCAGTTTTAAGGAATAAAATTAAAACTTGGGTAGCTTTGAGTCGCGATCGCCAGCGTGCTGTGGTGGATGTTTTGCAAGAGGTTATTCAGGAATTACTTCATAGCGATCGCTATATTCAACAGCAAATTAGTTGGATTTCTCAGTGTACTAAAGATGCTCGTCTGCGTAATGCTTTAATTCTTACTAGCGTTGAAGAATATTGTCTGCGACCGATTCGCAATCAACCGTTGTTAGTCTACCGCTTTGTTAACTATTTAAGGCGATCGCAACGGGGAGGTATTACCCATGTACCAGAAGGTGATTTAGTTCGCTTAGTTTCTGACGAAGTAAGTCCTGACGAGAACGACGCACCTTTAAGCTTGCTAGATTCACAAGCAGTTGCTCAGTATCAAGAAAATCTAGCTTGGGAAGAGCAACAAACATTAAGAACTGCTGTTAAGGACGAATTTTCCGCTTATTTAGTAGAAAATGTGGGTAACGAAGCTGGGGAATGGCTGAGGCTTTATCTCCAAGGTCAAACTCAAGAAGCGATCGCGAGTTCTTTAAATTTGCCGATTAAGCAAGTTTACCGCCTCCGGGAAAAAATCAGTTATCATGCCATTCGTGTGTTTGCGCTGAAAAGTCAGCCAGAATTAGTTGCTAGTTGGTTGCAAATCTCATTACAAGAACATAACTTGGGTCTAACGTCAAATCAGTGGCAACAATTCTTAGCAAGTTTAACTCCAGAGCAACATCAACTAATTGAGGAGTTGCAAGCTGGTAAAACTCTAGAAGCGATCGCACTTGAGTTAAAGCTCAAAACCAATCAAGTGATTGGGGAATGGAGTAAAGTTTATTTAGCTGCTCAAGCTTTACGCAGCGATGTTTAA
- a CDS encoding S-layer homology domain-containing protein yields the protein MSNSPPPDPRSSRLGFDELVGIVVAFSAIGTILAWSLSPKNQNFNLNSLSPSPTSEDKKLPTPNPPTASSSPTQTPIPLPLLLPTPSPTPDPTTAAIPLPVNPTATPQKSPKPAPASTASVKKPPAASAVKFSDVPKNFWARRYIEALSARGIIQGFSNGTFRPNATMTRAEFAFQLQKAFQEEPSFKIPNYKDVPPTTKALPAIKETARTGFLRGYPGPIFRPKEPVPRVEVLVALANGLDLKTPPAPEKVVNKYQDAKQIPDYAIKPVAAAIQGGLVGTNPNQKLLKPNQRATRAEIAAWVYQALEKVKAEKKPAKPAAKKK from the coding sequence ATGAGTAATTCGCCTCCGCCCGATCCACGTTCATCTCGGCTAGGATTTGATGAGTTGGTAGGTATTGTCGTTGCTTTTAGTGCGATCGGCACAATATTAGCTTGGTCGCTGAGTCCCAAAAATCAGAACTTTAACTTAAATAGTCTGTCGCCTTCACCCACATCTGAAGATAAAAAATTACCAACTCCGAATCCGCCAACAGCCTCCAGCAGTCCGACTCAAACACCAATTCCCCTGCCACTCCTGCTTCCAACCCCATCCCCTACCCCTGATCCCACCACTGCTGCTATCCCTCTACCTGTAAACCCAACAGCAACACCACAGAAATCACCCAAACCTGCACCTGCGTCAACTGCATCAGTGAAGAAGCCACCAGCGGCGTCAGCAGTTAAGTTTTCCGATGTACCTAAAAACTTTTGGGCGCGGCGTTATATAGAAGCTTTAAGTGCTAGGGGTATTATTCAAGGTTTTTCTAATGGCACATTTCGACCTAACGCCACAATGACGAGAGCAGAATTTGCTTTTCAATTGCAAAAAGCTTTTCAGGAAGAACCCAGTTTTAAAATACCAAACTACAAAGACGTACCGCCTACAACCAAGGCCTTACCAGCAATTAAAGAAACTGCCAGAACTGGCTTCTTGCGCGGCTATCCAGGCCCAATATTTCGACCAAAAGAACCAGTTCCTAGAGTAGAAGTGTTAGTTGCCCTTGCTAATGGCTTAGATTTAAAAACCCCACCTGCGCCAGAAAAAGTTGTCAACAAATATCAAGATGCCAAGCAAATTCCCGACTATGCAATTAAGCCAGTAGCAGCAGCAATACAAGGGGGTTTAGTGGGAACTAACCCAAATCAGAAATTATTAAAGCCTAACCAACGTGCTACCCGTGCTGAAATAGCTGCTTGGGTTTATCAAGCTTTGGAAAAAGTCAAAGCAGAAAAGAAGCCCGCAAAGCCTGCTGCTAAAAAGAAATAA
- a CDS encoding M61 family metallopeptidase — MTKATVVRPNTVSKFSPTIAYQVAMPQPESHLFVVTLQINNWQASVIDLKMPVWTPGSYLVREYSKHLQNFSATDQNGKDLNWCKLSKNHWQVETTSFDEITVQYRIFANELSVRTNHLDASHGYFNPAALCFRVPGFEQIPIQITIVPPKADWQVITPLPRVDETNTFEAADFDTLVDSPFEIGCHQLYEFEVLGKPHQLAIWGEGNFQAESIIQDTKKIIDVEAKLFGGLPYEKYLFLLHLTSTGGGGLEHKNSCSLLYPRFGFRALDKYNRFMQLVAHEFFHLWNVKRIRPKALEVFNYDEENYTPSLWFSEGTTSYYDLIIPKRAGIYDTRTYLENLSKEITRFQTTPGRLVQPLSESSFDAWIKLYRPDANSSNSQISYYLKGEMVSLLLDLMIRARHQNKRSLDHVMIGMWQKFGESEIGFTPEQLRQVIESVAETDLSEFFNRYIDGTEELPFNDYLEPFGLKLIGIKEDDFVPYLGMTVKTENGRELIKFVEVGSPAQIAGIDPNDELLAIDGFKVTSEQLGDRLKDYRSGDTIHLSVFHQDQLRTLAVKLADSKYTRYQVVCVENPSEVQQQNFAGWLG; from the coding sequence ATGACTAAAGCAACAGTTGTTCGCCCTAATACAGTATCCAAATTTTCACCGACAATTGCTTATCAAGTGGCGATGCCACAACCAGAGTCGCATTTATTTGTAGTTACTTTACAAATAAACAATTGGCAGGCATCGGTTATAGATTTAAAAATGCCTGTTTGGACTCCTGGTTCTTATTTAGTGCGGGAATACTCTAAACATTTGCAAAATTTCTCTGCCACTGATCAAAACGGCAAAGATTTAAATTGGTGCAAATTAAGTAAAAATCATTGGCAAGTGGAAACTACTAGCTTTGATGAAATTACCGTGCAATACCGCATATTTGCTAATGAATTGTCGGTGCGGACTAATCATTTAGATGCCAGTCACGGTTATTTTAATCCTGCTGCTTTGTGCTTTAGAGTGCCAGGATTTGAGCAGATACCGATTCAGATCACAATTGTGCCACCAAAGGCTGATTGGCAAGTAATTACACCTTTGCCAAGGGTGGATGAAACTAATACTTTTGAGGCTGCTGATTTTGATACTTTGGTAGATAGCCCGTTTGAAATTGGTTGTCATCAATTATATGAGTTTGAAGTATTAGGGAAACCACATCAATTAGCTATTTGGGGTGAGGGGAACTTTCAAGCAGAGTCTATTATTCAAGATACTAAGAAAATAATTGACGTTGAAGCCAAACTTTTTGGAGGGCTACCTTATGAAAAATATTTGTTTTTATTGCATTTAACTTCGACTGGCGGCGGCGGTTTAGAACACAAGAATTCCTGTTCCTTACTTTACCCCCGCTTTGGTTTTAGGGCGCTTGATAAATACAATAGGTTTATGCAACTGGTGGCGCATGAATTCTTTCACCTGTGGAATGTTAAGCGCATTCGACCAAAAGCTTTAGAGGTATTTAATTACGACGAGGAAAATTATACACCTTCTCTTTGGTTTAGTGAGGGGACTACAAGTTACTACGATCTAATTATTCCCAAAAGAGCGGGGATATATGATACAAGAACTTATTTGGAAAATTTGAGTAAAGAAATTACTCGTTTTCAAACTACCCCAGGACGACTGGTACAACCATTAAGTGAATCTAGTTTTGATGCTTGGATTAAACTTTATAGACCAGATGCTAATAGCAGCAATTCTCAAATTTCCTATTATTTAAAAGGGGAAATGGTATCGTTACTGCTGGATTTGATGATTCGGGCGCGTCATCAAAATAAGCGATCGCTGGATCATGTCATGATAGGGATGTGGCAAAAGTTTGGAGAATCAGAAATAGGTTTTACTCCTGAACAATTGCGCCAAGTAATTGAGTCGGTTGCGGAGACTGATTTAAGTGAGTTCTTTAACCGCTATATTGATGGTACTGAGGAATTACCCTTTAATGACTACCTTGAACCTTTTGGTCTTAAGCTGATTGGTATTAAGGAAGATGATTTTGTTCCTTATTTGGGTATGACAGTTAAAACGGAAAATGGGCGCGAATTAATTAAGTTTGTGGAAGTAGGTTCTCCAGCACAAATTGCGGGTATTGATCCTAATGATGAGTTGTTGGCAATTGATGGATTTAAAGTAACATCAGAACAGTTAGGCGATCGCCTTAAAGATTACCGTAGTGGTGATACTATCCATCTTTCTGTTTTTCATCAAGATCAACTGCGTACTTTGGCAGTAAAACTAGCAGATTCTAAATATACTCGCTACCAAGTTGTATGCGTTGAAAATCCTTCAGAAGTTCAACAACAAAACTTTGCTGGGTGGTTGGGATAA
- a CDS encoding TIGR04283 family arsenosugar biosynthesis glycosyltransferase, whose product MERISIIIPVLNEANTITPTLANLKNASNVEIIVVDGGSKDETITLAKSSGVQVISSSLGRATQMNLGATVATGDILLFLHADTRIPHDFDILIRKALAGNFIAGAFELKIDANLRGIRLIEKMVNLRSHLFSLPYGDQAIFIWSKVFKKIGGFPDLPIMEDFELMRQLKRLGKIEIIPQPVITSGRRWQKLGVIKTTLINQLIIIGYFLGVSPDQLARWYRTK is encoded by the coding sequence ATGGAAAGAATTTCAATTATTATTCCGGTTTTAAATGAAGCCAACACAATTACACCAACATTAGCTAATCTAAAAAATGCCTCAAATGTAGAAATAATTGTTGTAGATGGTGGCAGTAAAGATGAAACAATAACTTTAGCAAAATCATCCGGTGTGCAAGTTATATCTTCTAGTCTTGGCCGTGCTACTCAAATGAATCTTGGTGCTACAGTAGCCACAGGTGATATTTTACTATTTCTCCATGCTGATACTAGGATACCGCATGATTTTGATATCCTAATTCGCAAAGCTTTAGCAGGTAATTTCATTGCTGGCGCTTTTGAACTGAAAATTGATGCCAATTTGCGAGGAATACGACTGATTGAAAAGATGGTGAATTTGCGATCGCACCTATTCTCTCTTCCCTACGGCGACCAAGCTATATTTATCTGGTCAAAAGTATTTAAAAAAATTGGCGGTTTTCCAGATTTACCAATTATGGAAGATTTTGAATTGATGCGTCAGTTAAAACGATTGGGGAAAATCGAGATTATCCCTCAACCTGTAATTACATCAGGAAGACGTTGGCAAAAACTTGGGGTCATCAAAACTACATTGATTAACCAGTTAATTATTATCGGGTACTTTTTGGGAGTATCACCCGATCAACTAGCTCGCTGGTATCGTACTAAATAA
- a CDS encoding DUF1815 family protein encodes MFIRLADQHRQFVQDLVMNLQALATVLEQRGYLASCYTCGNQMNSASFMVSLGDNHLIRFLVSDYGITWTEMRDDRELMKLEGAEAISQLQDLANLVKYSIKPSEVRPPVTQRC; translated from the coding sequence GTGTTTATACGACTTGCAGATCAACACCGTCAATTTGTACAGGATTTGGTAATGAACCTCCAAGCCCTAGCGACAGTGCTAGAACAGCGAGGCTATTTAGCATCCTGCTACACTTGCGGTAATCAAATGAATAGCGCCTCGTTTATGGTTAGCTTGGGGGATAACCATCTGATTCGCTTTTTAGTATCAGATTATGGTATTACCTGGACAGAAATGCGGGACGACAGAGAACTAATGAAGCTAGAAGGTGCTGAAGCCATTAGTCAGTTACAGGATCTAGCAAATCTAGTCAAATATTCCATTAAACCTTCGGAAGTTCGCCCTCCTGTGACACAGCGATGCTAA
- a CDS encoding NADPH-dependent FMN reductase: MIKIVGIGGSLRSESYSQQALTLTAQRLEALGAEVEIFDLRTMNLPFCNGESDYPDYPDVERLREAVKNAHGLILATPEYHGSVSGVLKNALDLMSFEHLSNKVTGLMSVLGGQSNNNALNDLRIIMRWVHAWVIPEQVAIGQAWKAFGADGKLLDEKLSERFDQFAQSLVESTQKLQGINHV, translated from the coding sequence ATGATAAAAATTGTTGGTATTGGCGGAAGTTTACGATCAGAATCCTACAGCCAGCAAGCGTTGACGTTAACTGCTCAACGACTAGAAGCACTAGGTGCGGAAGTAGAAATTTTTGATTTACGAACAATGAATTTACCGTTCTGTAATGGGGAGTCTGACTATCCTGACTATCCTGATGTTGAGCGGTTGCGTGAAGCAGTTAAGAATGCCCACGGTTTAATTTTGGCTACGCCAGAGTATCACGGTAGTGTCAGTGGCGTACTCAAAAATGCCCTAGACTTGATGAGTTTTGAACATTTGAGCAACAAAGTCACAGGGTTAATGAGTGTATTGGGGGGTCAATCTAATAATAATGCCCTCAACGATCTCAGAATTATTATGCGTTGGGTACACGCTTGGGTAATACCTGAGCAAGTTGCTATTGGGCAAGCATGGAAAGCTTTTGGTGCTGATGGCAAGTTGCTAGATGAAAAGCTTTCAGAAAGATTCGATCAGTTTGCTCAAAGTCTTGTAGAAAGTACTCAAAAATTACAAGGTATCAATCATGTCTAG
- a CDS encoding helicase C-terminal domain-containing protein has translation MIEVEVHSSLRALLRFAKSNTEKLPPGLVTDWPHHLTMARLVARALRLGRSALIQTGVPTGNAYGRYRLSYLAPALLWKEAVILVTPVSIQQRLIEVEIPQLQQWLQTDKLIHTGSSLPNKDFLGLLLTSPESWLADQLGRDQSFPLGIPTIIDGADDLEGWAREQLTTCIQPGDWDELMEAFPKLVDSIRDARVGLTKAIFQHPANPYECYLIEQPEQDILRSLAQKLQIAAVENSKLNLPASWKNFGLRGQTEAPLMWASVARSLLQFSLYSSPVEVATALSKVWSQQPLVLIGGALEIDPEAPVYRQQLGLPELTCLKFSPDRQSELIQLYVPDKLPMPNTPQFQEALIRQICILLATVLLDPHSPEIKKPIVILIGDVPLKAQVATILASEFGSRVQVEDTSVDSTGILISGWEFWRQHQSLLPSPQMLIIATLPIPSLEDPLVAGRVTYHKQRSQDWFRLYLLPTAIRELQRAIAPVRESQGVVAILDNRVNHRSYGKQVLASLSPLARINYPDKNWFRG, from the coding sequence GTGATTGAGGTAGAAGTACATTCCTCCCTGCGTGCCTTGCTGCGATTTGCCAAGAGCAACACTGAGAAGCTACCACCTGGGCTGGTTACTGACTGGCCTCATCATTTAACAATGGCGCGGCTGGTAGCACGGGCGCTAAGACTAGGACGTTCTGCACTAATTCAAACAGGGGTTCCAACTGGTAATGCTTACGGACGCTATCGCTTGAGTTATTTAGCACCAGCGTTACTTTGGAAAGAAGCAGTCATTTTAGTTACGCCAGTATCCATACAGCAGCGGTTGATTGAGGTGGAAATTCCCCAACTGCAACAGTGGCTTCAGACAGACAAACTTATTCACACAGGCTCAAGTTTGCCTAATAAAGACTTTCTGGGGTTGCTGCTGACATCACCCGAATCTTGGTTAGCAGATCAACTAGGCAGGGATCAATCCTTTCCCCTGGGTATTCCTACAATCATTGATGGTGCTGATGATTTAGAAGGATGGGCGCGTGAGCAACTTACAACTTGTATCCAACCTGGTGACTGGGATGAACTGATGGAAGCATTCCCAAAGCTGGTGGATTCAATTCGAGATGCCCGTGTAGGCTTAACAAAAGCTATTTTTCAGCACCCTGCCAATCCCTACGAATGTTATCTAATTGAGCAACCAGAGCAGGATATTTTGCGCTCTTTAGCTCAAAAACTCCAAATTGCTGCGGTTGAGAACAGTAAGTTAAACTTACCCGCGTCGTGGAAAAATTTTGGGCTGCGTGGGCAAACAGAGGCTCCGTTGATGTGGGCATCAGTTGCGCGATCGCTTTTGCAGTTTTCCCTTTACTCAAGTCCCGTAGAGGTAGCCACAGCCCTCAGTAAAGTATGGTCACAGCAACCATTAGTGTTAATAGGAGGAGCATTAGAAATAGATCCAGAAGCACCTGTTTATCGGCAACAACTAGGTTTACCAGAATTAACTTGCTTGAAATTTTCACCTGATCGCCAAAGTGAATTAATTCAACTTTATGTGCCAGATAAGTTGCCGATGCCAAACACTCCTCAATTCCAAGAAGCTTTAATCAGACAAATCTGCATTTTGTTGGCAACTGTGTTACTCGATCCCCATAGTCCTGAAATTAAAAAACCAATTGTGATCTTGATTGGGGATGTACCTCTTAAAGCACAGGTAGCGACAATTTTGGCATCGGAGTTTGGTTCACGGGTGCAGGTTGAAGATACCAGCGTGGATAGCACTGGTATCCTGATCAGTGGTTGGGAATTCTGGCGACAGCATCAAAGTCTTTTACCTTCTCCCCAAATGTTAATTATTGCCACGTTGCCGATCCCATCTTTAGAAGATCCTTTAGTTGCTGGTCGAGTAACTTACCATAAGCAACGTAGCCAAGATTGGTTTCGCTTATATCTGCTACCAACAGCAATCAGAGAATTACAACGTGCGATCGCCCCAGTACGAGAATCACAAGGCGTGGTTGCTATTCTCGATAACCGTGTCAACCATCGCAGTTATGGAAAGCAAGTCTTAGCATCCCTTAGCCCCTTAGCACGGATTAACTATCCAGATAAAAACTGGTTTAGAGGGTAG